ACCGCCTGTATCAATGATAATTTCCGCTCGGAGTCACGGTCCGAATGCCAGCGTCAAAAGCGCCTGCAGCCGCGACCGGTACGTATGTTCCCGGAAAGTGCGGGCCAGCCCGTTTAAGGCGATCCGGCATCGTGCTTCCTCGTTCGCCAAATAATAATCCAGTTTGGCCGCCAGCTCCTCCGCCGAGGAGAACGTTTCTATCTCCTGCCCCGGCACGTAAAACCGGGCCAAATCCTCCCTCGCATCCACGATTTGGAACGCCCCGCAGGCTGCAATCTCGAAAGTGCGGGGGTTGGGGGAAAGAGCCGGCAGCCTTCGCCGGTTGGCATTGATTTCGTCGTCGTCATAAGCGCGATGATAGTTGATCACGATTTTCGCGCCATTATAATACGCGCAAGTATCCGCCGGAGACAGCCAATCCTCGTCGCCGCGAATCGCTTCTCTCAGCATATCGTAGCGCTGCAGACGCTCCCACCAGCGGCCGGCAATCAGTGTCTTTTTGCCTGCCACGTAAGGGGCCAGCTCGTCGAATAACGCAATCCGGTTCCGGTACCCGCTGCCCAGGAAGCAAATATCGGTATGAAAGCCGGCAGCCGCCCGGACGGGCCGGTATATGCTCTCGGCGACGCCGAGCGGCAAATAATGCACCTCGGGACAGCCGAGATTACGGTAAAACTCCACGCAGCTGATTTCCTGCGTAAACGCGACGTCGTAGCGAAGCGCGATGTCGCCGGACAAATCGGCGTAATACGGGTCGTCGGTAAACCAGACCGCCGTGCGGATGCCGGAGTCGCGAATCGCTTGAACCGTATCGCCATGCACATAGTTTAAGCCGTTAAACACCAGCACCAGATCGGGCTTTGCGTTCATTGCCGTCTGCACGACGTTGTCGAACGGGCTGACGGCGATCACCTCCGCAACCAGCGGCTTTAAGCTGGCCAGCAGCCCGCGTTCGATCGCGGCGTAAGGGTCTCCCTGGCCGGAAACCACGAACAGCAGGCGTACCGGCCAAACCCGGGCCTCCGTCATCTTTGCGGCTGCCCCGCCGGCAACCGCTTCACAAGCGCCGACACGGCGGCCGTAAGATAAGCCAAGCGGGTACGCCGCCCGCCAGCCGGCGAGATAGGCCTCGCTTTGCCGCCTTGCTCCTGCGGATTTCTTCCGCTTCGCCTTCCTGCGGGCGGGCCCGGGCAAACGCCTCCTGGATGAGCGCGTCTTCGTCATTATCCTATCCCCCTCTGCGTGCGTAAACGGGGCCGGTCAAGCCAGCGCGACTTCAAGCAGCGAGTCAAGCCGCTTCGCGTACGTATGCTCCTCCAGCGTTCTGCGCAGCCCCCGCAGCGCGATGCCTTCGCGCTCCCGCTCATGCTCAAGATAATATGCGGCTATACTGATGAATTCCGCCGGTGAAGAATATGTCGCGATTTCCACGCCCGGGCGGTACAGGCTGGCCGTGTCCCCGCGCAGATCGCTCAATTGGAACGAACCGCACGCGCCAATCTCGTACGTTCGCGGATTGACGGAAACCCCCGCGATGCCCCGGCTGTTGAAGTTGGACGGATCGTCATCCGCGCGGTGCAGGTTCACGACGATTTTCGCGCCGTTGTAATAGCTGCAGGTTTCCTCCGGAGACAACCAGTCGGTATTCAGCCGGATTTTATCCCGCAGCAGCTCGAACCGGGAAAGCCGATCCCACCACCAACCGGCGATCAGCACCTTTTTATCCGCCAAGAAGGGGGCGATCTCGTCGATAAACGCCAGCCGGTTCCGGAATGCATTGCCGATAAAGCAAATGTCCGTGCGGTATTCTGCGTCCACCCTTCTCGGAAAATACGTTTCCGGCCCGGCGGCCAGCGGCATGTAATGCACCTGCGGGCAGCCAAGCTGCCGGTAAAACTCCACGCAGCCGAGCTCATGCGTGAACACGATATCGTAATGCGGCGCCGTAACGCTGCTCAGATCGGTATGGTACGGGTCGTCGACCAGCCAGAGTGCGACCCGGATCCCCTGAGCCCGCAGCGCATCGGCTTGGCTGACCGGGAAACGCGTGCCGTTCAGCACGAGCACGAGGTCGGGACGATGCCGCAGCGCAAGCCCCGCCGCATCGTCCGCTTCGTGCAGCGGCACCACTTCCCTGACCAGTTTCTGAAGCGCATGAATGATTCCGCGATCCAGCGAAGCGAACCCTTCCTTCACGTAAAACACGCGAACATCCCGCATCGCCCGCCCATCCTGCGGGATTGTTTGACAAATCCTTGCGCACGCCCCGACGTGGTAGCCGTACGCCTCTCCTTGCCTTAACCCTTCTCTTAGCCCGTCCGCAAAGCCGTCCCGCCCGGAGACAGCCGGGCGGGTTGTGCGGACTTTGCCATGCTTTCTTCTGCTTTGTCCCACCGGCCTCCCCCTTTCGTTTACCTGACACATTCTCCTCTATAATTAAGAAATAACCTTCGTCAAGCTGCCCCTTGCGTTAAATAAGGCTGTGCGGATCGAACCCCCACTTTGCGACGAATTTGTCGTAATTGCGGCGGATCAGCGACTTCACCTGCTCGCTTTCCTGGCCGAAGCTGGCGCTGCCATGGTGATACACAAACGTATCTCCTGCGATTTTCAGCTGAAACCCGGCCAGCCTCGCCCTGAAGCAATAATCGTCGTCCTCAAAATGGCCCGGTGCGAACTGTTCGTCCAGAAGCCCGATCGTTTCCATCAGCTCGCGTTTTATAAGAAAGCAAAACCCGACCAGCCTCGGCACGGTCTGCCATTTGCCGGCATCCGGAATATTGGGTGCTTGCGCCGCCAGCTCCGGGCTTCCGTAAGGGGAATCCACCCTTTGCCTGCCGCTCGCGTAATTCGTCGTCGGGCCGACAATACCGGTTTCCCTGCTGCTGTAAAGACATCTCATCAGATTGGACAGCCAGTTCGGCGTCACGATGACGTCGTTGTTCAGCAGCAGCATCGCGTCGCCCGATGCGAGCTTCAGGCCCAAATTGCATGCGCCCGGAAACCCGCGATTGAACGGAACGGACACCAGCCGGACCTTTCTGCGCTCTTTAAGGCAGTATTCCACGGACCCGTCCTTCGAGCCGTTGTCGACGACGATAATTTCATAGGGAACGTCCGTATGCCGTACGATGGAGGCGATGCATTGCTGCAAATAAGACAGTCCGTTCCGGTTCGGAATAATGATGCTTGCCTTTTGCAATGGCTACCCCCTCCGTCCGGCATAATGTCTTCTTCGAATAGTATCGGGAAAAGCAAGCCGTTCTCCGGCGAGCTCCTGCATCGTGACGATCGCCTCAATATGATCACCGACGATCATCTCTTCGACTGGATTATGCCTTCCCGTATTGAGCGGCTTCGTCTTGTTATGGAATACGACGTCAACGCTCCACGGTGATTGCACCTTCAAACCTTTAGCGATCGCGAGCGCCTGAGCTTTGGGCGGAACCATCAGCGCTCCGGCGCCGATCGTATCGAGTGCCTTCCTCGATATCGCATGGGGAACGGCGGTCAGCGAATCCGCGGACAAATCCGACCTGCCGAGGATACGGTTTAGAAATTGCTTCATCATACTGACGGAATCCCACTGATCGAAAGTGCCCAAAAAAGGGGATATCCGGTTAAGAGCGACGTCGGTGCCCCGGTCGACGGCGGCGATGAACGGGATCAGCTGCTCTGCCGGAACCGGAATGTCCCCGTCCAGAAACAACACGATTTCCGAGCTGGCCAGCTTCGCCCCGACCGCTCTGCCGACATCGTAACCAAGCGGCTCATCATAATGCACGATCAAAGCGCTGGAGCCTTCCCGCACACTCCGGAACGAGCTGTCCGAAGTACCGTTTACCACGATGATGATTTCCTCCAGCGGAAGCCGGTGCAGCTCGTGAAGAACCTCCATCACCGATTTTTCCTCGTTCATTACGGCCATTACGGCGGATACGGTCTTGTCCGTAGGCATAAGCATCCAATCGTAAGTGGCGATGCCGGACTTCCGCCCGTAACCTTCGAGATATCCCTTA
The window above is part of the Paenibacillus hamazuiensis genome. Proteins encoded here:
- a CDS encoding CgeB family protein, with the translated sequence MTKTRSSRRRLPGPARRKAKRKKSAGARRQSEAYLAGWRAAYPLGLSYGRRVGACEAVAGGAAAKMTEARVWPVRLLFVVSGQGDPYAAIERGLLASLKPLVAEVIAVSPFDNVVQTAMNAKPDLVLVFNGLNYVHGDTVQAIRDSGIRTAVWFTDDPYYADLSGDIALRYDVAFTQEISCVEFYRNLGCPEVHYLPLGVAESIYRPVRAAAGFHTDICFLGSGYRNRIALFDELAPYVAGKKTLIAGRWWERLQRYDMLREAIRGDEDWLSPADTCAYYNGAKIVINYHRAYDDDEINANRRRLPALSPNPRTFEIAACGAFQIVDAREDLARFYVPGQEIETFSSAEELAAKLDYYLANEEARCRIALNGLARTFREHTYRSRLQALLTLAFGP
- a CDS encoding CgeB family protein, which produces MGQSRRKHGKVRTTRPAVSGRDGFADGLREGLRQGEAYGYHVGACARICQTIPQDGRAMRDVRVFYVKEGFASLDRGIIHALQKLVREVVPLHEADDAAGLALRHRPDLVLVLNGTRFPVSQADALRAQGIRVALWLVDDPYHTDLSSVTAPHYDIVFTHELGCVEFYRQLGCPQVHYMPLAAGPETYFPRRVDAEYRTDICFIGNAFRNRLAFIDEIAPFLADKKVLIAGWWWDRLSRFELLRDKIRLNTDWLSPEETCSYYNGAKIVVNLHRADDDPSNFNSRGIAGVSVNPRTYEIGACGSFQLSDLRGDTASLYRPGVEIATYSSPAEFISIAAYYLEHEREREGIALRGLRRTLEEHTYAKRLDSLLEVALA
- a CDS encoding glycosyltransferase family 2 protein, whose product is MQKASIIIPNRNGLSYLQQCIASIVRHTDVPYEIIVVDNGSKDGSVEYCLKERRKVRLVSVPFNRGFPGACNLGLKLASGDAMLLLNNDVIVTPNWLSNLMRCLYSSRETGIVGPTTNYASGRQRVDSPYGSPELAAQAPNIPDAGKWQTVPRLVGFCFLIKRELMETIGLLDEQFAPGHFEDDDYCFRARLAGFQLKIAGDTFVYHHGSASFGQESEQVKSLIRRNYDKFVAKWGFDPHSLI
- a CDS encoding glycosyltransferase family 2 protein — its product is MKTRVPRKAGKRSNARREARQRVSLVKRRPRVTGRKRPAKRVYTVQSEAAWRQWGLQAGEQDAGLYSIEGEGYQKKALNRYWVERVRKEQLHFKTWEHYWEAVKGYLEGYGRKSGIATYDWMLMPTDKTVSAVMAVMNEEKSVMEVLHELHRLPLEEIIIVVNGTSDSSFRSVREGSSALIVHYDEPLGYDVGRAVGAKLASSEIVLFLDGDIPVPAEQLIPFIAAVDRGTDVALNRISPFLGTFDQWDSVSMMKQFLNRILGRSDLSADSLTAVPHAISRKALDTIGAGALMVPPKAQALAIAKGLKVQSPWSVDVVFHNKTKPLNTGRHNPVEEMIVGDHIEAIVTMQELAGERLAFPDTIRRRHYAGRRG